The Pleuronectes platessa chromosome 23, fPlePla1.1, whole genome shotgun sequence genome contains a region encoding:
- the LOC128430608 gene encoding semaphorin-4A: MENNVNAAPLLVRKGTRYTKLAVTKIGAEPTGVVLHLGTDRGELHQVEVVGQNTTLLQEIPLFASNEPVNNILLHTGQALVGSPLSLARVQAEGCALYPNCELCARARGLGCVWSEKEAACRSTAAK; the protein is encoded by the exons ATGGAGAACAACGTCAACGCAGCACCCCTGCTGGTCCGCAAGGGGACAAGATACACCAAGCTGGCTGTAACCAAGATAGGAGCAGAGCCAACAGGAGTGGTGCTGCACCTCGGAACAG ACCGTGGGGAGCTCCACCAGGTGGAGGTAGTGGGCCAGAACACCACCCTTCTGCAGGAGATTCCTCTGTTCGCCTCAAATGAACCTGTCAACAATATATTACTACACACG GGCCAGGCTCTTGTGGGCAGCCCTCTGTCTCTGGCTCGTGTCCAGGCTGAAGGCTGCGCTCTGTATCCCAACTGTGAGCTGTGTGCCAGAGCCAGAGGACTGGGCTGTGTGTGGAGCGAGAAGGAAGCAGCCTGCAGGAGCACGGCAGCAAAGTGA
- the LOC128430007 gene encoding carbohydrate sulfotransferase 12, giving the protein MYLLLLLITAERMHNLQEGRKQLLKEICENDKEAISKGKRSLEDLSDSELENLVVDDKHGIIYCYIPKVACTNWKRVMYVLKHGEPYQDPSSIYDQYVHGFGNLRLLSNHTRIERKAKLKHYTKFLFVRDPFVRLISAFRDKFEDSKNDYYYNPLSQHIQRLYDHPPYPPRITFYNFIQYLLDPQTEQNLPFDPHWRQMHRLCHPCLIQYDFIGHQETLQEDAEQLLNTLKLQNDIKFPPSYVNITTPEYLSGWFRKVPLVERMKLYKLYETDFKLFGYRKPDELLDGCMKQQQFTDIALKS; this is encoded by the exons ATgtatcttctgcttcttcttatcACAGCTGAAAGGATGCATAACTTACAGGAAGGGAGAAAACAGCTGCTAaaagaaatctgtgaaaatgacaAAGAGGCCATTTCTAAGGGGAAACGCAGTCTTGAAGACTTGAGTGACAGTGAGCTGGAGAACCTCGTTGTGGATGACAAGCACGGCATCATCTACTGTTACATTCCCAAG GTTGCATGTACCAACTGGAAGAGGGTGATGTATGTACTGAAACACGGGGAGCCATATCAGGACCCTAGTTCCATATATGATCAGTACGTTCATGGCTTTGGCAACTTACGTCTTTTAAGCAACCACACAAGAATAGAGAGGAAG GCAAAGCTGAAGCACTACACCAAATTCCTGTTTGTACGGGACCCGTTCGTCCGTCTCATCTCCGCCTTCCGAGACAAATTCGAAGATTCGAAGAACGACTACTACTATAACCCCCTCAGCCAACACATCCAGCGTCTCTACGACCACCCGCCTTATCCACCACGCATTAcattttacaactttattcaatATCTTCTGGACCCACAGACTGAGCAGAATCTGCCCTTTGATCCTCACTGGAGGCAGATGCATCGTCTGTGCCACCCCTGCCTCATTCA GTATGATTTCATTGGCCATCAGGAGACTCTACAGGAGGATGCTGAACAGCTACTGAACACCTTAAAGCTGCAGAACGACATTAAGTTCCCTCCTTCCTATGTCAACATTACAACTCCTGAGTATTTGTCAGGCTGGTTCAGAAAAGTGCCTCTAGTGGAAAGGATGAAGCTGTACAAGCTCTATGAAACTGACTTTAAGCTGTTTGGCTACAGAAAGCCAGATGAATTGCTTGATGGTTGTATGAAGCAACAACAATTCACAGACatagcattaaagtcatga
- the LOC128430609 gene encoding semaphorin-4F-like translates to MDGPFKELKKTGEGWNPVPIPRPGQCLNNALKDEGLDSSLKLPDKVLTFVRDHPLMENSVNAAPLLVRKGTRYTKLAVTKIGAEPTGVVLHLGTDRGELHQVEVVGQNTTLLQEIPLFASNEPVNNILLHKGQALVGSPLSLARVQAEGCALYPNCELCARARGLGCLWSEKEAACRSTAAKPVPGDSVEEALRKCDLKEGHCSPSTRELQVSIGLRLLLPCVQLTPRPCSWEHPLHRHTRQHHSDLEVTVTEESLGKYICTCQEVRPGSRDHTPCRRAAYHLTLKGPKAGGTVATAGGRHVLAVYILFFCAGVAFGMFVLYFLTRRRNIGRQGHQLPDNSLSSGKGNQGNGGPHGNSYSGTLIHSNPSNGHGNALYTNCNTSSSRLKLASEILAADMLDARTVERVRPKVVERESGEGDEVDEGLGDGLGEGIKGLEEELASFPMFKSPAPLAQCEESSI, encoded by the exons ATGGACGGCCCCTTTAAAGAGCTGAAGAAGACCGGTGAGGGCTGGAATCCTGTCCCCATACCCCGGCCTGGCCAG TGCTTAAATAACGCATTAAAGGACGAAGGATTGGACTCATCCCTAAAACTCCCAGACAAGGTCCTGACATTCGTGAGGGACCACCCTCTGATGGAGAATAGCGTCAACGCAGCACCCCTGCTGGTCCGCAAGGGGACAAGATACACCAAGCTGGCTGTAACCAAGATAGGAGCAGAGCCAACAGGAGTGGTGCTGCACCTCGGAACAG ACCGTGGGGAGCTCCACCAGGTGGAGGTAGTGGGCCAGAACACCACCCTTCTGCAGGAGATTCCTCTGTTCGCCTCAAATGAACCTGTCAACAATATATTACTACACAAG GGCCAGGCTCTTGTGGGCAGCCCTCTGTCTCTGGCTCGTGTCCAGGCTGAAGGCTGCGCTCTGTATCCCAACTGTGAGCTGTGTGCCAGAGCCAGAGGACTGGGCTGTTTGTGGAGCGAGAAGGAAGCAGCCTGCAGGAGCACGGCAGCAAA gcctGTTCCAGGTGATTCGGTTGAGGAGGCCTTGAggaaatgtgatttaaaggaGG ggcATTGCTCTCCTTCCACCAGGGAGCTGCAAGTTTCCATCGGCCTGCGCCTCCTGTTGCCGTGCGTCCAGCTGACTCCCAGGCCCTGCAGCTGGGAACAtcctctccacagacacacCCGGCAACATCACTCTGACCTGGAGGTGACGGTCACAGAGGAGAGCCTGGGAAAATACATCTGCACATGCCAG GAGGTGAGACCAGGTAGCAGAGACCACACCCCCTGTCGTAGAGCAGCCTATCACCTCACACTAAAAGGCCCTAAAGCTGGGGGAACAGTAGCCACAGCCGGTGGTCGTCACGTCCTGGCTGTCTACATCCTTTTCTTCTGTGCGGGTGTAGCGTTCGGTATGTTTGTCCTGTACTTCTTGACCCGGCGACGCAACATTGGACGCCAGGGCCACCAGCTGCCAGATAATTCGCTGTCGTCTGGGAAGGG CAACCAGGGGAATGGTGGTCCCCACGGTAACAGCTACAGCGGGACCCTGATCCACAGCAACCCAAGCAATGGCCACGGGAACGCCTTGTACACCAACTGCAACACGAGTAGCAGTCGGCTGAAGCTTGCCTCCGAAATTCTAGCTGCAGACATGTTGGACGCAAGGACAGTGGAGAGGGTGAGGCCTAAGGTGGTAGAGAGGGAGTCAGGGGAGGGGGACGAGGTGGATGAAGGGCTGGGGGACGGGTTAGGGGAAGGAATAAAAGGACtagaggaggagcttgccagcTTTCCCATGTTTAAATCACCAGCACCACTGGCTCAGTGTGAGGAAAGCTCAATATGA
- the LOC128430006 gene encoding carbohydrate sulfotransferase 12 produces the protein MALCRGMLRTLIFLGSIFLIMSVYGWDRFYRKRAERMHNLQEGRKQLLKEICENDKESISKGKRSLEDLSDSELENLVVDDKHGIIYCYIPKVACTNWKRVMYVLKHGEPYQDPSSIYDQYVHGFGNLRLLSSYPRIERKANLKHYTKFLFVRDPFVRLISAFRDKFEDSKNDYYYNPLSQHIQLLYDHTPYPPRITFYNFIQYLLDPQTEQNLPFDPHWRQMHRLCHPCLIQYDFIGHQETLQEDAEQLLNTLKLQNDIKFPPSYVNITTPEYLSGWFRKVPLVERMKLYKLYETDFKLFGYRKPDELLDG, from the exons ATGGCACTATGCAGAGGAATGCTGCGGACCCTTATATTTCTTGGATCGATTTTTCTCATCATGTCCGTTTACGGATGGGACAGGTTCTATCGAAAAAGag CTGAAAGGATGCATAACTTACAGGAAGGGAGAAAACAGCTGCTAaaagaaatctgtgaaaatgacaAAGAGAGCATTTCTAAGGGGAAACGCAGTCTTGAAGACTTGAGTGACAGTGAGCTGGAGAACCTCGTTGTGGATGACAAGCACGGCATCATCTACTGTTACATTCCCAAG GTTGCATGTACCAACTGGAAGAGGGTGATGTATGTACTGAAACATGGGGAGCCATACCAGGACCCTAGTTCCATATATGATCAGTACGTTCATGGCTTTGGCAACTTACGTCTTTTAAGCAGCTACCCAAGAATAGAGAGGAAG GCAAATCTGAAGCACTACACCAAATTCCTGTTTGTACGGGACCCGTTCGTCCGTCTCATCTCCGCCTTCCGAGACAAATTCGAAGATTCGAAGAACGACTACTACTATAACCCCCTCAGCCAACACATCCAGCTTCTCTACGACCACACGCCTTATCCACCACGCATTAcattttacaactttattcaatATCTTCTGGACCCACAGACTGAGCAGAATCTGCCCTTTGATCCTCACTGGAGGCAGATGCATCGTCTGTGCCACCCCTGCCTCATACA GTATGATTTCATTGGCCATCAGGAGACTCTACAGGAGGATGCTGAACAGCTACTGAACACCTTAAAGCTGCAGAACGACATTAAGTTCCCTCCTTCCTATGTCAACATTACAACTCCTGAGTATTTGTCAGGCTGGTTCAGAAAAGTGCCTCTAGTGGAAAGGATGAAGCTGTACAAGCTCTATGAAACTGACTTTAAGCTGTTTGGCTACAGAAAGCCAGATGAATTGCTTGATGGTTGA